The following nucleotide sequence is from Rhodothermales bacterium.
GGCCTCCAGCTTCATGATCTCGATGGCTCGATAGAAGCCTCGGAGATGCGTCGTCAGCGACAGAAAGATCGTGTAGAGTGAGGCGAACACCAGCGCGCTCATCTTGGCGCCCTCGTAGCCGAGGACTCTTCCTACGAGCAGCGTGAGCCCGAATGAGACAACGCTGAGTCCGATCTGTAGCGTCAGCAGGTTGGACAGGAACGTTGATGCCTGATCCGGGCGCCGGCTGACCTCGCGAATCGTGTACTGCGTGAAGCCCCAGTCCGCAAACACATTGATAATGGCCGCCAGAAAAAGTGTGGCGGTCAGTACTCCGTAGCCCAGGTCCCCGAGTACGCGCACGCATAGGAAGATGATGAAGATCAGCCACAGCGGCTTGGACACCGCGTTGCCTACAGTGAGCCAACTGAGATTTCTCTTGATTGACTCAGCCATCCGTCTCTGGAGTGGTAGCGGGAATAGGATCGGTCCGCCGGATGTACTCAGTACAACCGGCTGCAGCCGCCGCGAGCACCGCAATAATGAGCGTTCCGTCGGCGATGAGGAAAGGATTCGATGTATTCGCGACGAGCATCTCAGCGATCAGACAAATCGCGACAATGAGTCCCACACTCCGGACGAGCGGCGACGCGCCTGCAGACCTGAAGAGTCTTGTGCCCAGAACTATGCCACGTACGAGCAGAACAAGAACGGCGGTGATACCGATGATACCGTACTTGTACCACACGCCAGCGTAGGCGTTGTGCACGAACGCGTATCGAGCCGTCTTGTCCTCGATCAGACTAAAGTAATCGAACTCGGTCCCGATCCCGTAGCCGAGAATCGGATTGACTTTGATGTTATTCCAGACCGCCGCCGTCTCATACATGCGGTTGACCATGGAGATATCGTCCGTAAACGATGTGGACAGCGACAAAAGGCGGCCGACGAGTCCGGCAACTATGAGGTCGATGATCCCGGGAAAGAACAAGAATCCGAGCACAAGCACGCTCAAGACGCCCGTGGCGCCGAGCACAATCAGGCGAAGCCGGTGCCTGTTTTCGATCAGAAGAAAGAGGACGATGGCGCCGACGCCAAAAGCTGCCCAGTAGCCGCGGCTCTGGGTAATAATGGTGCCAATGAAGAAGACCAGAAAGAGCGCCAGAGCGACAAGTTTGTCTCTGCGTTGGTCGCTAAACAGAAAGAAAACAAGCGCGCCGAGTGCAGGCACTAACTGCAGGACCTCATTCAGTGCGACGCGTCCTTTGGTGATCTCGTAGAGCTGTTCGGCGGAGGCCAGTGCGGATCGATAAGTGAGTGCGTTTCGGAGAAACACGAACACTCCGAGCCACGCGACTACCAGAACCAGGGCTTTGAGAGCGCGCTCGGGATTGCGAGCGCAGGCCTCCTTGACGGGGAAGTAGAAGGCCATCATCAGCAGGACGAGCATCTCGCCGGCAATCACTTTCGGTTTCGCCCCGAAGAACACGGCCCAGGTGACGGAGGCGAGTGCGATCATCAAATATGCAGCGACAGCGAGATCTACGGGGTCCGTGATGAATCGGTTGCCGCCGATATAGAAACGCTTCCCGTACCACAAACCGAGAAAGGCGGCGAAGTACAGTCCATACACCACCTCCGTGAGCTGCAATCCCGCCTCGTAGTCGAGAATCAAGACGAAAAGCGCGATGGTGATCCAGAGGTTCGACCCTTCGCGCGCGAAGAGGGCCAAACCGACAAGAGATGCTGCCAGTAGCACCGGCACCGGCCAGATTCCCTCAGCCATTGTGACGCTGCCGACGAGCAGCAGAATCAGCGCGATTCCAAAGCCGGCCCAGAGCACAAATCGACCGAGTCGATCGAGTTGGTCCGGATCCCTTTCAATTCTAGCGAGCAGCATGTCCGCCTGGGCGCGTTTCGTCCGGCGCGACAATTCGTGACCAGACGGTATGGTAGTTTCGGGACCACCAGTCGAGCAGGAGAACGAGCAGGACGGACAGTATCAACGCCGAAGCAGTCGACGCCACGACGATGACACTCCGCAGCGGGCGGGCCTTCCGCTCCGCGGGATATGCCGGGTCGACGATCTGTACGGCTTCGGTCTCGCTGCGCTCACTGAAACGGGCTTGCTCCAGCACGGGTGCGACGACCTCGAGTATCCGCTCCTGAATGATGCGTTGAAGTTCAATGTCGGCGTACGTGCGTACCACCTGTGGCATGCTGTCCTGGGCAACCGGGAACAGACGTTCGCTTCCAGCCAGCAGCTGCCGGTATTTGAGATCAGCGCTTCGAACGCCGTTCCTCAGTGACTTCACCTTCGGATTATCCTCGCCGAGGTCACGTTTCAGCGCTTCGTACTGGATTTCGAGTTCGAGAGCCCGGCCACGCATTCCTGCGATCTGGCCAAAGAACGCCTCGGTCTGAATCTCGATATCATAGACTCCATACTGTTCCTGGAATCGCTGGATCATGGACAGCAGGGAGTCGTGCTCCGCACGGGCGGCTCCGTACCTTTGCTCGACATATTTCCGAAACCCCGCAGCGTTGAGCGAAGACAGGTTGCCATTCACTCGATTCAACTCTGCGGCCATAAAATTCGCGATGTCGGCTGCGCGCTGCGGGTCTTTGTCCAGAATCGAAACCGACAGGAACTCGTATTCGTCATCGACGGTGATCTTCGTGTTCTCTCGCAGCATCTCGACGACGTCTTCGCGGGGCGATTTTGAATCTTCGAGATCGTACACTGCCAGAAGGTTGAATTCGTTCGCTACGCGCTCCATCACCGAGCGGCTTGTCAGGATGGCGATGTAGCGGGTGTAGTCACCGACGGACGAACCGAGGAAGGACTTTGCTGCCGACGAAATATCGCCGAGCAGTGCGGCAGAGATACCGCCGCCAGCCCCCGACTCGGGTATGAGCAGTCGCGTCGAACTCTGGTACCACTTGGGTAGCAGCAGGCTGATTACGATCGACAGCACTCCGACGATCGCCGTCATGGTCACAATGAACCGTCGCCGCCTGTAGATCGTGCGCAGCGCGTGCCACACGTCGACCTGACGTGCAGTTGATCCCGTATCGAACTTCTGTCGATTGTCGTCCATCAGAGGCTCGCTATTTTCCAAGGCTTACGATGAGTGCGACCACCGTCCCAACCGCACTGATCGACTGAAGGACGATGCCGATCGTTCGGGAACGCGTCTCTGCACGAAAACGCCGATCCTCCAGCAGGATTCGCTGAAGTTCGGCGGAGTCGGCCGTGTCCGCAGTGCGCGATACGAACACCATGTCGCCGGATTGTACGCTAACGCCGTCACCCTCCCGAAATCGACGGGTACCGGCTTCCATCAAAAAGACCTTCTCGGCAGCATCGCCGAGGCCTCCCGCCGTCTGGATATAGTCGCTCGTGACGTGCCCCGCGACGTACGGAACAAATCCCGGCATATTCACCTGCCCGAAGACGAACACAGTCCGGTCATCTCGCGGGATGTGCAGTCGGTCGCCATTCATCAGGATGGTCCCGTCAGTTTCGGATTCGAGGTCGATCGAGACTCGATTCTGCAGGTGCATCTCCTGGGCGAGGTACGTTCGATTCAGAAAATCCAGATCGGAAAGGCGGACGCTGCGCAACGCCTCCTCCGATGGAGCTGTCAGCAGGTACGGCATCCAGAGCGGTTCCGCGGGAACGGCGGCAAGCGCAGATCCAGGTGAGCTGAGTGACGGAACATGCCGCGTGCTTTCGGTCTTCTGGGCTTCGGTGGGCAGATCCCGTACCAGATACGCACCACGCAGAAGCGCATCTTCCCTGAAACCGCCGGCCATCCGAACGAGCGCTGCGACTGATGTCTTTCCCTCGACGATTGGATACGACCCGGGAAATCGGACGCGGCCTTCCACATGGGCAAATCCCTCGGTCAACTCTTCCGGCAAGACAAACACATGGTCGCGAGCCCGAAGATAGTAGTCGCTGCCACCGCCGGCGTCGAGCGAGACGATCTCGTCAACAGTCTCTCCGGATACCCACCGTGAGACACGTACCTCTCCTGCCAACAGTGTCTTTTCAACACCGGTCGCGACCGTAACCAGATCTCGTACCGACTCGCCTTCGCGGTAGTCGTACGTACCGGAAAACGGTACATGGCCACTGATCGAAACGCTTTCCTCCTCAGGATTGTATGCCGGCACACTCACGATGTCGCCGTCCCTCAGGTATGGGTTGAGATCCGTGGTTCCCGCGGCGAGATACGCCATCAAGTCGGCCTGTACCTTCGACCCGTCTCGTCGATAGACAGTGACGTTCCGAAGTGCGGGTTGAAAATCGGGGTTGCCAACAGGGACCCTTGTCGTATCCATGTACGCAAAAGTCAGTGCATCCGAGACCCGGGAAACGGGCATCACGACATAGCGCCCTGGCGCTGTCACGGCACCCACAACATGTACGTAAAACTGACGTGGTGAGGCGAGTGATATCGAGACCTCGACGTTTCGGTAGCGCTGCTGCAACTTGGTCATGGCCGTCTCAATCGCACCTGCAAGTGTCGAACCAGCGACGTTTACGGCACCGGCGTCCGGGAGCATCAGATGTCCGTCTGCAGTGACTGGAATAGCGGCTGCTACGGACTCTATCGACGAGATGATGATGCTGAATACGTCGCCCGGACCGACGATGTATTCATTCGGATCGACCGGACCCTCCAGGGGCACGACGGTAGACGAGGCCGCGTTACGCTGTATGCGCTGTTGGAAGAGTTCGCTCGGACTGGACGAATCCCGTGACGAAGTGAGACCCGAAGTACCCACCTGGGCGATAGCGTCGCTGTGCCATGATGCCACAGAAATGACGGCAAAAAGGCAGAGCGCAACTCTCAAGGAGCGAGAGAAAGCGAGCATCAATCCTCTGGTTGTTGATCGATTTACGTCAGTAACGGTTGGCGTCCACAGGACAGGCTACGGTGTGTGGAACAGCCAGCAGATGTAGCAGAGGAGATATACGCGCCCTGTCGAAATGAGATTGAGAGAGCATTGAACTGATCACGTAAATTAACGTTTTGGCGGTCCGTTCGCAATCAGTAGAGTCACACGGGGGAATCGATTGAGGCACCTGCAGCGTCAAGCTCCGGCGAAGATCAACCTCGGCCTGCACGTCAAGCGAAAGCGAGCCGACGGTTTTCACGAGATTGAGACGGTTTTTCTGAGGATTGGCTGGTCTGATCGTCTGACGGTGGTGCCCGCTCCCGAACTCACGATTACGTGTTCTGACCCTGCGATTCCGGTCGACGACCGGAACACCTGTATGAAGGCAGCCCGACTGCTGGCGACACAAGCCGGCACCACGTTGGGGGCACACATTGAACTCGAGAAGCGTGTTCCATACGGTGCCGGCCTGGGCAGTGGTTCGAGCGACGCAGCCACGACGCTTCAGTTGCTTGTCAACTTGTGGGGCCTGGAAATCAGGGAAGATGTGCTGATGGACGTTGCGGCCTCGGTGGGATCGGACGTGCCGTGTTTCCTGAAGGAGCCCGCCGCGTATGCGGAAGGCCGCGGTGAATTGCTTTCAGACCTGAAGTGTGGAGACGGACAGGCCTACGAATTTCCGTTCACACTGGTCGTGGTGGTGCCGCCGATTCACGTGTCGAGCGCCGATGCGTACCGGTCCGTGATTCCTCGCGACACAAGACGGCCGTCGCTGGTGTCACTCGTCTGCACGAACGACCTCGCTCTCTGGAGAGAAAGGCTGAAGAACGACTTCGAGGCTTCCGTGCTGCGTCGGCACGCTGAGATCGCCGCCGTCAAGCAGCAGCTGATGGATCTCGGAGCCGGCTATGCGAGTCTGTCGGGCTCGGGCTCGGCTGTCTATGGCGTGTTCGAATCTGAGTCGACTGCTGAGCTGGCCGCCGCCGCCGGTGTCTTCGCCGGGATGAAGGTGTGGCACGGAACCGCAGGCTAGGCAGTACCAATTCCGAACCTCGGGTCACCAGCCGACCCTTCCACGCTCTCGACGCTGGTCCTTTCGATTGAGGTCGTTCTCGTCGCCATCCTCACCGATGGCACCCGTTGCTCCGATGGAGAGGCCAAGGTCGGCCGGCGTCGGGAAGCGCGCATTGGACAACTGTGGGTCGTCTCCCATCAACGCGTTCTGCAGGAAATCACCCACAATAAACAGCGCATTGTGTGCACCCTGTCCCCACCAATCCGATCGAAACGCAATCCGGCGATCGTTGAAGCCGACCCATGCCCCCGTTACCAGTTCGGGATGCATCGCGACGAACCAGCCATCCGCGTTGTTCTGGGTCGTCCCGGTCTTTCCGGCCAGGTCAAACGCACCGAGTCCGAATTGGCCACGGAGGCGGACGCCGGTTCCGTAACGAATGACATCGCGCATCATATCGAGAACGGTATACGCGGTCTCCTGCGAGATTGCCATCTGCGGCTTCGGTTCGGCCTCGTACAGGACGTTGCCATAGCGGTCCTCAATGCGGGTTACCACGGTAGGCTCGTGATATTCTCCGCCGCTGGCGAGTGTCGAATACGAGCTGGTCAATTCCAGCAGCGTCACGTCGCTCGTTCCCAGTGCGATGGACGGCACTTCTTCAAGGCGGCTCTGGATGCCCATCCTTCTGGCGTAGAAGGCCACCTCTCGAGGAGAGACCAGCAGCACCAGGCGCCCCGTGACCGTGTTCTTGGAACGAGCTAAACCTTCTCGCAGGGTATAGTATTGACCCGATCCGGTGCTGTCCAGCCGCGAGTTGCCCGGATTCCATTCGTTGCCAAGCCCATCCACATGTGTGAAGGTCGTGTCCTTCAACTCGTGGAGCGGTGAGTAGCCGTTGTCGATAGCAGCAGTGTACACGAACGGCTTGAAGGTTGACCCTGGCTGTCGCTTCGCGATCGCCACGTGATCAAACCAGTCCGTAGCTAGATCTCGTCCTCCGACCCATGCCTTGACGTACCCTGTGCGGGGTTCGATCGAGACGACGCCCGTTTCGAGTCTGGTCTTTGCTACTCTGAGCGAGTCCATAAACTCGCCGTTCTGACGAAGCGTTGCAACGGCCTCGTTACGTTCCTGGCCATCTCTTCTGAGCTTCCGGTACCGTTCGGTCTCACGAACGAACGAGTCGATAGTGCTGGGATTGGATTTCCAGTAGTATCCGAAGGGTTCGTAGTCGGCCGCTTCTTCGTACGCCGAGAGGTCGGTACTGAGCTCATAGCCCGATGCACGACTCCATTCGTAGTCGACCACTTTCTGGAGCGGCTGCATGTACCGGGCGACGGACTTCTGCGCAAGCTGCTGAAGTCTGGAATCCAGAGTCGT
It contains:
- a CDS encoding O-antigen ligase family protein, translating into MLLARIERDPDQLDRLGRFVLWAGFGIALILLLVGSVTMAEGIWPVPVLLAASLVGLALFAREGSNLWITIALFVLILDYEAGLQLTEVVYGLYFAAFLGLWYGKRFYIGGNRFITDPVDLAVAAYLMIALASVTWAVFFGAKPKVIAGEMLVLLMMAFYFPVKEACARNPERALKALVLVVAWLGVFVFLRNALTYRSALASAEQLYEITKGRVALNEVLQLVPALGALVFFLFSDQRRDKLVALALFLVFFIGTIITQSRGYWAAFGVGAIVLFLLIENRHRLRLIVLGATGVLSVLVLGFLFFPGIIDLIVAGLVGRLLSLSTSFTDDISMVNRMYETAAVWNNIKVNPILGYGIGTEFDYFSLIEDKTARYAFVHNAYAGVWYKYGIIGITAVLVLLVRGIVLGTRLFRSAGASPLVRSVGLIVAICLIAEMLVANTSNPFLIADGTLIIAVLAAAAAGCTEYIRRTDPIPATTPETDG
- the ispE gene encoding 4-(cytidine 5'-diphospho)-2-C-methyl-D-erythritol kinase yields the protein MRHLQRQAPAKINLGLHVKRKRADGFHEIETVFLRIGWSDRLTVVPAPELTITCSDPAIPVDDRNTCMKAARLLATQAGTTLGAHIELEKRVPYGAGLGSGSSDAATTLQLLVNLWGLEIREDVLMDVAASVGSDVPCFLKEPAAYAEGRGELLSDLKCGDGQAYEFPFTLVVVVPPIHVSSADAYRSVIPRDTRRPSLVSLVCTNDLALWRERLKNDFEASVLRRHAEIAAVKQQLMDLGAGYASLSGSGSAVYGVFESESTAELAAAAGVFAGMKVWHGTAG
- a CDS encoding penicillin-binding protein, giving the protein MSEYQYTEDELRRYFADPSRRHGPGSNGSETPPDGWLSRIRAFVGRRTSSQKQSQAVYALGIIVFLAVAGTLIVGAYLLSLSDDLPSLEQLENPDFQLATVAYTADGIELQRYARQNRSWAHYEDISPSVVDALVSTEDHRFRSHWGIDIIRTMAIPYHVLRGDPQGGSTLSQQLARNLYNEEIGREVTVPRKLKEMVTAVQLERRYTKREIIEMYLNTVAFGNNAFGIDAASRTFFGKAPADLDVLEGATLVGMLQAISRYNPVRNPENAKRRRNVVLSQMVKREAITREYYEAHRDDSVKTNYQSSEITQGLAPYFAEYVRNWTTDWGRENGFDIYADGLVVYTTLDSRLQQLAQKSVARYMQPLQKVVDYEWSRASGYELSTDLSAYEEAADYEPFGYYWKSNPSTIDSFVRETERYRKLRRDGQERNEAVATLRQNGEFMDSLRVAKTRLETGVVSIEPRTGYVKAWVGGRDLATDWFDHVAIAKRQPGSTFKPFVYTAAIDNGYSPLHELKDTTFTHVDGLGNEWNPGNSRLDSTGSGQYYTLREGLARSKNTVTGRLVLLVSPREVAFYARRMGIQSRLEEVPSIALGTSDVTLLELTSSYSTLASGGEYHEPTVVTRIEDRYGNVLYEAEPKPQMAISQETAYTVLDMMRDVIRYGTGVRLRGQFGLGAFDLAGKTGTTQNNADGWFVAMHPELVTGAWVGFNDRRIAFRSDWWGQGAHNALFIVGDFLQNALMGDDPQLSNARFPTPADLGLSIGATGAIGEDGDENDLNRKDQRRERGRVGW
- a CDS encoding lipopolysaccharide biosynthesis protein, with protein sequence MDDNRQKFDTGSTARQVDVWHALRTIYRRRRFIVTMTAIVGVLSIVISLLLPKWYQSSTRLLIPESGAGGGISAALLGDISSAAKSFLGSSVGDYTRYIAILTSRSVMERVANEFNLLAVYDLEDSKSPREDVVEMLRENTKITVDDEYEFLSVSILDKDPQRAADIANFMAAELNRVNGNLSSLNAAGFRKYVEQRYGAARAEHDSLLSMIQRFQEQYGVYDIEIQTEAFFGQIAGMRGRALELEIQYEALKRDLGEDNPKVKSLRNGVRSADLKYRQLLAGSERLFPVAQDSMPQVVRTYADIELQRIIQERILEVVAPVLEQARFSERSETEAVQIVDPAYPAERKARPLRSVIVVASTASALILSVLLVLLLDWWSRNYHTVWSRIVAPDETRPGGHAAR